In Nocardia sp. NBC_00403, one DNA window encodes the following:
- a CDS encoding carboxymuconolactone decarboxylase family protein — MNLAEVAPEIYHAWFAAESAIRRGPLDPTIRELVKIRGSQINGCVYCIDMHTTDARLAGETEKRIFQLDAWRESALYTEQERAALAYAEAVTKLGEHGVSDEIWADVEKHFETGARAGLVAITAMINLWNRIGVPLRMQPELP; from the coding sequence ATGAATTTGGCCGAGGTTGCCCCCGAGATCTACCACGCCTGGTTTGCCGCAGAATCGGCGATCCGCCGCGGCCCGTTGGATCCGACGATCCGCGAGCTGGTGAAGATCCGCGGCTCGCAGATCAACGGCTGTGTGTACTGCATCGATATGCACACCACCGATGCTCGCCTGGCAGGCGAAACCGAAAAGCGGATCTTCCAGCTCGACGCCTGGCGCGAATCGGCGTTGTACACCGAGCAGGAGCGCGCGGCGCTAGCCTATGCCGAGGCGGTCACCAAGCTCGGTGAGCACGGCGTGAGCGATGAGATCTGGGCGGATGTCGAGAAGCACTTCGAGACGGGTGCGCGTGCCGGTCTGGTAGCGATCACCGCGATGATCAACCTGTGGAATCGGATCGGCGTGCCGCTGCGGATGCAGCCCGAGTTGCCCTGA
- a CDS encoding PstS family phosphate ABC transporter substrate-binding protein — MGDFPVEIVLAIIAILLSAGAFLWEFVFVGRRQLGYRVQMDTPVTGEIESVFPGVLPQLRPDLDGSSPELKDLSVVLVRIENSGATTIDSRDYQAPDAGRVGLHLHFPQRRVIGMAVTELSEPGLADSLDRDSGIAVREDTIGRIGVIDLPKVSLNRGDHYKILAILQRSDGTGEYRAPVLQGGIKGGTVTETQSRTGASRVMLALTAFLVLVIVVQLVVAAVEPDPTPLDCAAGKLTLVGSSAFAPVIQDAAVQYRKRCTGAEFTFAFEGTERGLDRLIEEGKDNHELLAITDGPKGEGYAALLKRALGLSLFTMVVHPGVGVRSLTAAQIEDIYQDRIINWRDVGGPDLPIVLVNRIPGSGTRNTFERRLLTQPQVIRSHVSCKALEDIPPPSAAHCDVQVTRDMLQAVADLPGAIGYSEFSEATRAGVPTVAVNGITASRDSAINRTYPFWGIEFVYSYGELPGDSLAAGFRRYLTDEAGRNVLNAHGNVACGDLPDPPRCQPDV; from the coding sequence GTGGGCGACTTTCCGGTCGAGATCGTGCTGGCGATTATCGCAATCCTGTTGTCGGCTGGTGCTTTCCTGTGGGAGTTCGTCTTCGTGGGGCGCAGGCAGCTCGGCTACCGCGTGCAGATGGATACGCCTGTCACCGGTGAGATCGAATCGGTCTTCCCCGGAGTGCTGCCGCAGCTTCGCCCGGATCTGGACGGCTCGAGTCCGGAGCTGAAAGATCTGTCTGTCGTCTTGGTCCGCATCGAGAACAGCGGTGCCACGACCATCGACAGCCGCGACTATCAGGCACCCGATGCCGGCCGAGTCGGCCTGCACCTGCACTTTCCGCAGCGTCGGGTCATCGGCATGGCGGTGACCGAGCTGAGCGAACCCGGCCTCGCGGACAGTTTGGACCGCGACTCGGGAATCGCGGTGCGGGAGGACACGATCGGGCGCATCGGCGTCATCGACCTGCCCAAGGTGTCGTTGAACCGCGGCGATCACTACAAGATCCTGGCCATCCTGCAGCGCTCCGACGGGACGGGGGAATACCGCGCGCCGGTGCTGCAAGGCGGTATCAAAGGCGGGACGGTCACGGAGACCCAGAGTCGCACGGGTGCGTCCCGAGTGATGCTGGCGCTCACCGCTTTTCTGGTGCTGGTGATCGTCGTCCAGCTCGTCGTCGCCGCAGTCGAGCCGGATCCGACACCGCTGGACTGTGCCGCGGGCAAACTCACGCTGGTCGGGTCTTCCGCGTTCGCCCCCGTCATCCAGGATGCCGCGGTGCAGTACCGGAAGCGTTGCACCGGAGCCGAATTCACCTTTGCCTTCGAGGGCACCGAACGCGGCCTCGACCGGCTCATCGAGGAGGGCAAGGACAACCACGAACTGCTGGCGATCACCGACGGGCCGAAGGGCGAGGGGTATGCGGCATTGCTCAAGCGGGCACTCGGTCTGTCGTTGTTCACTATGGTCGTGCACCCTGGCGTGGGTGTCCGCAGCCTGACGGCCGCACAGATCGAGGACATCTACCAGGATCGGATCATCAACTGGCGCGACGTCGGTGGGCCGGATCTGCCGATCGTCCTCGTCAATCGCATCCCCGGTTCCGGGACCAGGAATACCTTCGAACGGCGACTGCTCACCCAGCCGCAGGTCATCCGATCGCACGTGAGCTGCAAGGCGCTGGAGGACATCCCGCCGCCGAGTGCCGCCCATTGCGACGTCCAGGTCACCAGGGACATGTTGCAAGCCGTCGCAGACCTGCCGGGCGCCATCGGCTACAGCGAGTTCTCCGAGGCGACGAGAGCGGGAGTGCCGACCGTGGCGGTCAATGGCATCACCGCGTCCCGTGACAGTGCGATCAACCGCACGTACCCGTTCTGGGGGATCGAATTCGTCTACAGCTATGGGGAATTGCCCGGCGACTCACTGGCCGCCGGTTTCCGGCGCTATCTGACCGACGAGGCGGGGCGGAATGTGCTGAACGCGCACGGCAATGTGGCCTGCGGTGACCTGCCGGATCCGCCTCGATGCCAGCCGGATGTGTGA
- a CDS encoding PHP domain-containing protein: MADHYPIAESDPSGVPGPVEALREIGFWLERSRSETHRVKAYRRAADIVAELPSDEVSSHRAAHSWRDIAGIGPKTAAVIEQACSGAIPQYLLDLRAAAQPIGVPGKPLRARLRGDLHTHSDWSDGGSPIAEMMGVAAALGHEYCALTDHSPRLTVANGLSVSRLRRQLDVIAELNEQLAPFRILTGIEVDILDDGALDQDADLLAELDIVVASVHSHLRADSETMTKRMVYAVANPNVDVLGHCTGRLVEGARGTRPESRFDAEVVFEACRHYGTAVEINSRPERRDPPSQLIRLAVEMGCEFSIDTDAHAPGQLDWQGYGCERAVANGVAAERVINTWPLADLLAWTKSA, from the coding sequence GTGGCAGACCATTATCCGATCGCTGAATCGGACCCGAGTGGTGTGCCGGGTCCGGTGGAGGCGCTGCGCGAGATCGGCTTCTGGCTGGAACGTTCGCGGTCGGAGACACATCGAGTGAAGGCCTACCGGCGCGCCGCCGACATTGTGGCGGAGCTGCCTTCCGATGAAGTGTCCTCGCATCGGGCAGCACACAGCTGGCGTGACATCGCCGGTATCGGACCGAAGACCGCAGCCGTGATCGAGCAGGCGTGTTCTGGTGCGATACCGCAGTATCTGCTCGATCTGCGTGCGGCCGCGCAGCCCATCGGTGTGCCGGGCAAGCCGCTGCGGGCCCGGTTGCGCGGCGATCTGCACACCCATTCCGACTGGTCCGACGGTGGCAGCCCGATCGCAGAGATGATGGGCGTCGCGGCGGCCCTCGGCCACGAATACTGCGCGCTCACCGACCATTCGCCGCGGCTGACCGTCGCCAACGGACTCTCGGTGAGCCGGTTACGTCGCCAGCTGGATGTCATCGCGGAATTGAACGAGCAGCTGGCACCGTTTCGTATCCTCACCGGCATCGAGGTGGATATCCTCGACGACGGCGCCCTCGACCAGGACGCCGATCTGCTCGCCGAGCTCGATATCGTTGTCGCCAGCGTGCATTCGCATCTGCGCGCCGACAGCGAGACGATGACCAAGCGGATGGTCTATGCCGTGGCCAACCCCAATGTCGACGTGCTCGGGCACTGCACAGGCCGACTCGTCGAGGGGGCCCGCGGCACCCGTCCCGAGTCGAGGTTCGACGCGGAAGTCGTGTTCGAGGCCTGCCGTCACTACGGCACCGCCGTCGAGATCAACAGCCGCCCCGAGCGCCGCGACCCGCCGTCCCAGCTGATCCGGCTCGCGGTCGAGATGGGTTGTGAGTTTTCCATCGACACCGATGCACACGCGCCGGGCCAATTGGACTGGCAGGGCTACGGCTGCGAGCGAGCGGTCGCGAATGGCGTTGCGGCGGAACGAGTTATCAATACGTGGCCGTTGGCCGACCTGCTGGCCTGGACCAAGTCGGCGTGA
- a CDS encoding dihydrofolate reductase family protein — protein MRKLTYYVASTIDGFIATEDGSVDFFPVGGDHGPAITAQYPETLPTKVREALGIDKHNHYFDTVLMGRKTHDFGVRTGTSTPYAHLRQFVVSTTLPESPDPAVELISADPLAKVRELKREDGLGIWLCGGGELAQVLLPEIDQIFLKLYPIVLGRGRSLFGSGPRLPDAARFRMITSRVFEDGVAFMKYSRIH, from the coding sequence ATGCGCAAGCTCACCTACTACGTCGCATCGACCATCGATGGATTCATCGCCACCGAGGACGGCTCGGTCGATTTCTTCCCGGTGGGAGGTGATCACGGCCCGGCGATCACCGCGCAGTACCCGGAAACGCTGCCGACGAAGGTGCGGGAGGCCCTTGGCATCGACAAGCACAACCACTACTTCGATACGGTGCTGATGGGACGCAAGACCCACGACTTCGGTGTCAGGACCGGGACCTCGACCCCGTATGCGCATCTGCGGCAGTTCGTGGTGTCGACGACGTTGCCGGAGAGTCCCGATCCCGCGGTGGAGCTGATCTCCGCCGACCCGCTGGCGAAGGTGCGTGAGCTCAAGCGCGAGGACGGGCTCGGGATCTGGCTGTGCGGCGGTGGTGAGCTCGCCCAGGTGCTGCTGCCGGAGATCGACCAGATCTTCCTCAAGCTGTATCCGATCGTGCTCGGCCGGGGCCGGTCGCTGTTCGGTTCCGGTCCGCGGCTGCCCGATGCGGCCAGGTTCCGGATGATCACCAGCCGGGTGTTCGAGGACGGGGTGGCCTTCATGAAGTACAGCAGGATTCACTAA
- the mutM gene encoding bifunctional DNA-formamidopyrimidine glycosylase/DNA-(apurinic or apyrimidinic site) lyase — protein sequence MPELPEVEVVRRGLAEHVVGHVVESVTVTHPRSVRRHLEGAADLAARMTGLRVAAAERRGKYLWLTFDDPDTALVVHLGMSGQMLVQPADTPVEKHAHILATLDDGTQLRFVDQRTFGGWALAPLVTVEGTLLPEPVAHIARDPLDPLFDSESVVSTLRTKDSEIKRLLLDQSVVSGIGNIYADESLWRAKIHGNRSASGLTRPALRTLLAEVGVVMGEALAAGGTSFDALYVNVNGQSGYFERSLAVYGREDEPCRRCGAAIRRERFMNRSSYSCPRCQPKPRPRTH from the coding sequence GTGCCCGAACTCCCCGAGGTCGAGGTTGTCCGGCGTGGACTGGCCGAGCATGTGGTCGGCCATGTCGTCGAATCGGTGACGGTGACCCACCCCCGATCGGTGCGCAGGCACCTCGAGGGCGCCGCCGATCTGGCTGCCAGGATGACCGGGCTGCGCGTGGCCGCGGCGGAGCGCCGCGGCAAGTACCTGTGGCTCACCTTCGACGATCCCGACACCGCATTGGTCGTGCACCTGGGGATGAGCGGGCAGATGCTGGTGCAGCCCGCCGATACTCCGGTGGAGAAACACGCCCACATCCTCGCCACCCTCGACGACGGCACCCAGTTGCGCTTCGTCGATCAACGGACCTTCGGCGGCTGGGCCCTCGCACCGCTGGTCACAGTCGAGGGCACGCTGCTGCCCGAGCCCGTTGCGCACATCGCTCGCGACCCGCTGGATCCGCTCTTCGACTCCGAGTCCGTGGTGTCCACGCTGCGCACCAAAGACAGCGAGATCAAACGCCTGCTGCTCGACCAATCCGTGGTTTCCGGTATCGGCAACATCTATGCCGACGAGTCCCTGTGGCGAGCCAAAATACATGGCAACCGGTCGGCCTCCGGACTGACCAGACCCGCCCTGCGCACCCTGCTGGCCGAGGTCGGCGTCGTGATGGGCGAGGCGCTCGCCGCGGGCGGCACCTCGTTCGACGCGTTGTATGTGAACGTGAACGGTCAATCCGGCTACTTCGAGCGCTCGCTGGCCGTTTATGGCCGCGAGGACGAACCCTGCCGCCGCTGCGGCGCGGCGATCCGTCGTGAGCGTTTCATGAACCGCTCGTCCTATTCCTGCCCACGCTGCCAGCCGAAGCCTCGCCCCCGGACACACTAG
- the rnc gene encoding ribonuclease III yields MTVSKDEPGPSGDHDRLLAALGVGVQPDLLRLALTHRSYAYENGGLPTNERLEFLGDSVLGLSITERLYHEHPDKSEGELAKLRASVVNMHALAEVARGLGEGGLGVHLLLGKGEELTGGRDKPSILADGMESLLGAVHLEHGIDVAREVVLRLFADLLERGPRMGAGLDWKTSLQELTAERGLGVPSYEITSTGPDHDKEFTATTVIGGRPYGSGIGRSKKEAEQKAAGAAYQALTAEA; encoded by the coding sequence GTGACCGTCAGTAAGGACGAACCGGGCCCCTCCGGTGATCATGACCGGCTGCTCGCCGCGCTCGGCGTCGGCGTGCAGCCGGATTTGTTGCGCCTCGCGCTGACCCACCGGTCCTACGCCTATGAAAACGGTGGGCTGCCGACCAATGAGCGCTTGGAATTCCTCGGCGACTCGGTCCTCGGCCTGAGCATCACCGAGCGGCTGTACCACGAGCACCCGGACAAGTCCGAGGGCGAACTGGCAAAGCTGCGGGCGAGCGTGGTGAACATGCACGCACTCGCCGAGGTGGCGCGTGGACTGGGCGAAGGCGGCCTCGGCGTGCACTTGCTGCTGGGTAAGGGCGAAGAGCTCACCGGCGGTCGGGACAAGCCGAGTATTCTCGCCGACGGCATGGAGTCGCTGCTCGGAGCGGTGCATCTCGAGCACGGCATCGATGTGGCGCGTGAGGTAGTGCTGCGGCTGTTCGCCGACCTGCTCGAGCGCGGTCCCCGAATGGGGGCGGGCCTCGACTGGAAGACCAGCCTGCAGGAGCTCACCGCCGAACGCGGCCTCGGTGTACCCAGCTACGAGATCACTTCGACGGGCCCCGACCACGACAAGGAATTCACCGCGACCACGGTGATCGGCGGCCGCCCGTACGGTTCCGGCATCGGCCGATCCAAGAAGGAAGCGGAGCAGAAGGCTGCGGGCGCCGCCTACCAGGCACTGACCGCCGAAGCCTGA
- the rpmF gene encoding 50S ribosomal protein L32, producing the protein MAVPKRRMSRSNTRSRRSQWKATAPTLITCPNRACGEKTLPHIACPSCGTYKGRQVTAAV; encoded by the coding sequence GTGGCCGTTCCCAAGCGCCGGATGTCCCGTTCCAACACCAGGTCGCGGCGCAGTCAGTGGAAGGCCACCGCGCCGACCCTGATCACGTGCCCGAACCGTGCCTGCGGCGAGAAGACGCTGCCGCACATCGCGTGCCCCTCCTGCGGCACGTACAAGGGCCGCCAGGTCACCGCTGCTGTCTGA
- a CDS encoding YceD family protein — protein sequence MSAGSGSASRPHAAARRNPDAFFVLDTRSLGRRPGTMQEFHRIVTTKDRIGLDLIAIPAGSDVELDLQLQAVSEGVLVTGTVAASTAGECTRCLEPFTGEVELNLTELFAYPDSATEQTTEDDEIHRLIDDTIDLEPVIIDAIGLELPLQPLCSPDCAGLCPECGVRMAIAGSGHGHEILDPRWAGLAKFATESPGSGSPDSGAADPDH from the coding sequence ATGTCCGCCGGTTCCGGTTCTGCCTCGCGTCCCCATGCGGCTGCGCGCCGCAATCCGGACGCGTTCTTTGTGCTGGACACTCGCAGCCTGGGCCGTCGCCCGGGAACGATGCAGGAGTTCCATCGCATCGTCACCACGAAGGATCGAATCGGGCTGGACCTGATCGCCATACCCGCGGGTTCCGATGTCGAACTCGACCTGCAACTGCAAGCGGTGTCCGAGGGTGTGCTGGTCACCGGAACGGTGGCGGCGTCGACGGCGGGGGAGTGCACGCGCTGCCTGGAACCGTTCACCGGTGAGGTGGAGCTCAACCTGACCGAGCTGTTCGCCTACCCGGACAGCGCGACCGAGCAGACCACCGAGGACGACGAGATCCACCGTCTGATCGACGACACTATCGACCTGGAACCGGTGATCATCGACGCCATCGGTCTCGAGCTTCCGTTGCAGCCGTTGTGCTCTCCGGACTGCGCGGGACTGTGCCCGGAATGCGGTGTACGGATGGCGATTGCGGGTTCCGGCCATGGGCATGAGATACTTGACCCTCGCTGGGCCGGGTTGGCGAAGTTCGCCACCGAGTCGCCCGGCAGTGGCAGCCCCGATTCGGGTGCCGCCGACCCCGATCATTAA
- a CDS encoding DivIVA domain-containing protein, with product MYRVFEALDELVAIVEEARGIPPTRSCIVPRGDVLELLDDVRDALPGELDDAQDVLDHRDKIVSDARSAAETTVTSADEQARATVESAREEADRILADAKAHADRMVAEASAHADHLVNTAQAEADRVVADGNAEFEAVTGRARTESERMAEAGQASYDRSVAEGQAERDRLVAQTEVVRAAHAESARVIDAAHAEADRMRDECDHYVDSKLAEFEEALDSTLRIVGRGRHQLRSGAGAPDYAGEYRR from the coding sequence ATGTATCGCGTATTCGAAGCACTCGACGAGCTGGTCGCCATCGTCGAGGAGGCGCGCGGCATCCCGCCGACTCGCAGCTGCATTGTGCCGCGTGGTGATGTGCTCGAGCTGCTCGACGACGTGCGTGACGCGTTGCCCGGCGAACTCGACGACGCCCAGGACGTGCTCGACCATCGCGACAAGATCGTCTCGGATGCCCGCTCGGCCGCCGAGACGACGGTGACAAGCGCCGATGAGCAGGCCCGTGCGACCGTCGAATCCGCGCGCGAGGAGGCCGATCGGATCCTCGCCGACGCCAAGGCGCATGCCGATCGCATGGTGGCCGAGGCGAGCGCGCACGCCGATCATCTGGTGAACACCGCGCAGGCCGAGGCCGACCGCGTCGTCGCCGACGGCAATGCCGAATTCGAGGCCGTCACCGGCCGGGCCCGCACGGAATCCGAGCGCATGGCCGAGGCGGGCCAGGCCTCCTATGACCGCTCGGTCGCGGAGGGGCAGGCCGAGCGGGATCGCCTTGTCGCACAGACCGAGGTGGTGCGGGCCGCGCACGCCGAGTCGGCGCGCGTGATCGACGCGGCGCACGCCGAGGCCGACCGCATGCGCGACGAGTGTGACCACTACGTCGACAGCAAGCTCGCCGAATTCGAGGAGGCCCTCGACAGCACCCTGCGTATCGTCGGTCGTGGTCGCCACCAGCTGCGCTCCGGCGCGGGTGCGCCGGACTATGCGGGGGAATATCGCCGCTAG
- a CDS encoding GtrA family protein, translating to MTVLEIPRPTVASIYTPWAGPYPVLRSAASVAPRFEQLMQYLRGDRPFAQLIRFALVGGSSNIAYVLLFFAMHGIGPLIANVVGSIVSTIIANELHRQLTFHASGRVGWFTAQWEGGGLALIGLGITTAGLAALDVWTPGIGGAAEAAAILGITAVVGGMRFLALRGLVF from the coding sequence ATGACTGTTCTGGAAATCCCGCGACCGACGGTCGCCAGCATCTACACCCCCTGGGCTGGCCCGTACCCGGTGCTGCGGTCGGCAGCGTCGGTTGCCCCCCGGTTCGAACAGCTCATGCAGTACCTGCGCGGCGACCGCCCCTTCGCCCAGCTGATCCGTTTCGCACTGGTCGGCGGATCGAGCAATATCGCCTACGTCCTGCTGTTCTTCGCGATGCACGGCATCGGTCCCCTGATCGCCAACGTGGTCGGGTCGATCGTCAGCACCATCATCGCCAACGAGCTGCACCGCCAGCTCACCTTCCACGCGTCCGGCCGGGTCGGCTGGTTCACCGCACAGTGGGAAGGTGGCGGCCTGGCGCTGATCGGCCTCGGCATCACCACGGCGGGGCTGGCCGCCCTCGATGTCTGGACACCCGGCATCGGCGGAGCCGCAGAAGCCGCCGCAATCCTCGGAATCACGGCGGTCGTCGGCGGAATGCGCTTCCTGGCCCTGCGTGGCCTGGTCTTCTGA
- the coaD gene encoding pantetheine-phosphate adenylyltransferase — protein MAGALCPGSFDPVTNGHIDVFNRASAQFDEVVVTVMINKSKKGMFSVEERMEMLREATAHLPNIRVESWYGLLVDFARGQGITAIVKGLRDAGDFGYELQMAQMNKKLSGVDTFFIATNPLFSFLSSSLVKEVAAFGGDVTDMLPPSVHKRLLDRLAEQRS, from the coding sequence ATGGCAGGAGCGTTGTGCCCGGGCTCGTTCGACCCGGTGACCAATGGACACATCGACGTCTTCAACCGGGCCTCGGCCCAGTTCGACGAGGTCGTGGTGACCGTCATGATCAACAAGAGCAAGAAGGGCATGTTCAGCGTCGAGGAACGCATGGAGATGCTGCGCGAGGCCACTGCCCACCTGCCCAACATTCGGGTGGAGTCGTGGTACGGCCTGCTTGTCGATTTCGCGCGGGGGCAGGGCATCACCGCGATCGTCAAGGGCCTGCGCGACGCGGGTGACTTCGGCTACGAGCTGCAGATGGCACAGATGAACAAGAAGCTCTCCGGAGTCGACACCTTCTTCATCGCCACCAACCCGTTGTTCAGCTTCCTGTCCAGCTCCTTGGTCAAGGAGGTGGCGGCCTTCGGTGGTGATGTCACCGACATGCTTCCGCCTTCGGTCCACAAGCGTCTCCTGGATCGCCTCGCCGAGCAGCGCAGCTAG
- the rsmD gene encoding 16S rRNA (guanine(966)-N(2))-methyltransferase RsmD: MTRIVAGTAGGRRLRVPPAGTRPTSDRVREALFSALEARMDFDGVRVLDLYAGSGALGLEALSRGARHALLIESDRKAAAIVRGNIADLGLPGAELRVGAVTAVLAHAGAGDYDLALSDPPYDVDTAAVTDDVRALAERGWLAPGALVVVERSIRSPEIDWPAGYFPAKARKYGETRIELAEFVGRPPASV; encoded by the coding sequence ATGACACGGATCGTTGCGGGAACAGCGGGCGGGCGGCGGCTACGGGTGCCGCCCGCAGGCACAAGGCCTACCTCGGACCGGGTGCGTGAGGCGCTGTTCAGCGCGCTGGAGGCGCGGATGGACTTCGACGGCGTGCGCGTGCTCGATCTCTACGCGGGTTCGGGCGCGCTCGGCCTCGAGGCGCTGTCGCGTGGCGCCCGGCACGCGCTGCTGATCGAGTCCGACCGCAAGGCTGCTGCGATCGTGCGCGGCAATATTGCCGATCTCGGCTTGCCCGGCGCGGAACTGCGCGTCGGCGCGGTCACGGCCGTCTTGGCGCACGCCGGCGCCGGTGACTACGACCTCGCGCTGTCCGATCCGCCGTATGACGTGGACACCGCCGCGGTGACCGATGATGTCCGTGCCCTCGCCGAGCGCGGCTGGCTCGCGCCCGGCGCGCTCGTCGTGGTGGAACGCTCCATCCGCTCGCCCGAGATCGATTGGCCCGCAGGGTATTTCCCGGCGAAGGCGCGCAAGTACGGCGAGACCAGGATCGAGCTCGCGGAATTCGTCGGCCGCCCGCCTGCTAGCGTTTGA